The Vigna angularis cultivar LongXiaoDou No.4 chromosome 9, ASM1680809v1, whole genome shotgun sequence DNA window ATGCGGACTGCGGTAGGCGTCCTGCGACCATGGACGTCCGGTTCCGGTGAATGGAAGAGGGAAATCCCAGGAAGGGTGGCGGTGGCGCGGGGACGAGAGTGAAAATTTGGGAGAAGCTTTCCCAAAAAGCATTCGGGAAAATGGAGGAGGAAATCCcaaattcagattttattaagtgaatgcatataccgacggccaaaagccttcggtaaatccttCGGTATTGTCATTTTTACCGAGGGGTAagaggccttcggtaataatcCTTCGGTAATCAATGAATTTGTAGTAGTGAAAGAAGTATTTTGTGAGTGTTATTGTCATAAGCAACAAGTAAAGCTCCCATAAGTGGTTCCCTTGTATCATCCATATCTAAAATATGTGAATTGAGATTGATATTATACATGTTCCCTATACCTAATAATGCACGTGACTCTTGTTTATAAGTTCTGGAAattgttgtgtttgtttgtgttggttctgaaaatgttttttacttaattatgtGCATACTTTATTGTTGAAATTGTAGTTTTagttaaattattgttaaaacATGAAATATCCAGTTACATGATTTTTTCATACATATGAATATATGTAGTCATGATTTTGTCTTCATCAACATAAAGGGAAGAAGTGTCAtacaaacaaaaggaaaagCTATAGCCACGTTGTTGGAGTTCATTGTACAAATCTATCAATAAACAAAGACCTCTTGAATAAAAAAAACGTTTTCTTAACAAGTGTGATCAAAGGATAGAATATGAAAGGGATTTTACACCAATATAGTTCTGACACTGGAAATAATGAATTTATCATACTTTGCATGATCAAGTCTTTATTTTCACAATTGTTTACAATTTCAagatttcaaacaatttttatatatgacaATTTCATACTATGAAGAACttgttagaatattttattctaagTTGAAAGTCATGAAACTTGGTAACCTCTTGAGGTTAATAGGAGAAAGATTAAAAATCAAACATGCAGAGATTGATTGATTCTGTCTAATCTCAAGCACTAAGGTAAAAAAGACTAATGACTGAGAAATTCCAATATGACCATGATATGACATTGAGTTCCATGATCAAACTAGAGATGCATGATCAAAATGTTAAGAATATGGATAGTTTGAATATTAATGAAGTACTTTGCATTACATATTCATGCATATCGGGTAATAATTTTACACAATTATTGCATAAAGACATTTTTATGTTATGAgtcatgaaaaataatattttgattatttgattCATCACATTATGAAACACATGATCAAATGTACGAACTACAACATGTCTCTTTCATTCGACGTTCTTATCACATGCATCATGACTCACTGTGGGATGACTTATGTATTAGTGCATATGTCAAACTAGGTTGATAACATTATTTGAGTCTAAAAGCCTTAAAGAAATTGAATGTGGATCTAACAACATAATATTATCAATCAAAAGAATGAATAACATCCTAATAATCTAGACCCACCACTCACGACTATATTAACGAAATTATACCATGATGttgaaatgtttttaaatattatgttattgTACCTTGTTTAATATTAATTGCATCCTACATCTTTACACTAATTTggtataatttttaagtttttcgaAATTTACAATTGTGCTTAAACattttacaattattaaaaatatacaattaaaatttacaaatgtGCTTAaacattttacaattatttCTATTCACatcttattaaaaatagtttttcaaaaaaaattacttttttcaaTAATGTGacataaattttagttttttttcatGAGTTACAAATTGTAATGAGAAtaatattctaatatttataaataaaataactaatcatatttaattttgaattaatttaaataaaaaaatataatattataatttcatcaatttaaataattttttatttatcatatctatcaaattatttataaactttctCTTCGTTTCCTttcatatttttactttttcttttcttaatctAGATAATATCttttcattctcatttttatctttttcttccatTCTCTCAAATTCCACCACCGAATCCACACACACCATAAGTATATTCATATGTAAGAAGACACTTAATATTGTAAGTGTAAATGAACGTCTATGagaataaacacacaaaaaaaaccATGAAATATTCTAATATTGTGTGCATATGATTCAATATTACAATGTACAGAAAGACAGACATACTTTTAAGTTTACAAAAGAAGTGaatagaaaaattcaaaataaagaatgatttgttttaataaaagttaaaaaaaaataaaattttacaatcaaactaaagagaaaattatgaaacaacaagaataataatagtaataatcacttgcatttatatttttttatcatgcgAACTTgtcttaataaattaaaacttaattattatgttaattttaatttaacgaATATAATATTGTTGCGTTTATGTTCACAATTTAGATTTCCAAAACTTGAATTTTAACACTATTATGTTATGAAAGTATTTGATAGAGTATAGTattcaaatcaattttgaatCCATATGAGTACTATTTGGATGAAAAAGTCGTGTTATTTCCTAGAGCATTagagtatatataaatattgatataattattCTCTAGACAggtatacaaaatttatttggtTTAACTTTTGAGTTTTtgcaatgaaattaaaaaaaaaaaagtgctaagaagaaacgaaaacatgataaaaaaaattacattttgaaTGCTcaatctttttatataattttttttttcattttcactccTTAAAAATCcttatttcttatatttctaagcatccaaataatatatatttcttattctATTTATTCCTTTTCCGTCATTCATTTTAATTGGAGAATGAtatattacttaatattttaaaatatatattatatttacatttgataagaagaaaacaacaaagattgagatttaaaaaaaacatcactCAGTTTTgtcattaaattcattttagttaaaattaacagcaacaataataaatgataactttgagtaagaaaaaaaacattttaattaaaatgtttagtTGAAATCCTTTATATAATATCCTTTTTTTTGGATTTAataaatcttaataatttttttccatcTTGAACTTGAGCCAAATGTTTTTGTGattcttcaaaatattaaatgaatacattattattgaattatttcttcaataaaaaatgttgagcTATAAGcacaagttaatttttttaatatacttttataattttaagaaaattaactACATAAGTAAAATATCCCATCACGACATGGTCAATTTTCTCATAacctatattattttattttaaccacTCGCGACGGGCTGCTAAAAACACGTTAATAAAATCTTTCAAGACGAacaattaaaattgattttttgtggataattttttctttttttatatttttttaccataGTCAACTTGAATAAACAccattttagatattttaatacaatGAAGGTTTCAAACATTGTCATTATCTATTTTCAAACCACTCAAAAtttccatttatttttttaatttcaaagttGATAATACAAGTAAAAAGTTAACTGCCAATGAGTTATAATGGTTGTAACATCCcgaaaaatatgttatattaGTTCCTTTTATAACTGTTTTTTTGAGATTCATCCTTAAATTACGatgactatttttatttattaaaataaataataaataataatactttaattgTTTTGCAAGTAATTATAGAATTAAACTCTTATTTTATTCAACATTATATACGTATAtctgtttaaaaatttaattattttaataagaaaatataaatatttctttttatatctatctattataattataatttttatattctaataacTCTCATTGTAATAATAgttatacaaaaaaaatgttaatatttcttattttattgttataaaaatgtGTAGACTTACAACATGATGACATTgtatattttaactattatatatatatatatatatatatatatatatatatatatatatatatatatatatatatttttttttttctaattattatgtaatagtacaaaaaaaagttattactctacACGCAAACCCTTCTTAATATAAACTCATTATTTCAATAGTtgcttacaaaaaaaattatatttaagacatttatttgattatatgCAACTTTGTCCATAAAACATGGATTCTAATAcagtttttatttgttaattctGTATGGAAAATTCAACATAGTTGTAATAATACTTCAAAAATAAAGTTGTTCCTACATGAGTAAAATCTCAACTAAAAACCTTACATTATTACTCAAGTATAATAAAACTATCCTTGAAAAGATATAATGAATTTGGGTGATAATTCTAttcttacaaaaatatcatcagCATACATAAAGAAATTCCCATGTTATCGTAAAAATTCTCCTTTattagttaataataaaaaaataaatcaattattaataaataaataatataaaagagtGAGAAAGACTTTAttagttaataataaataaataaagcaattactaataaataaataatgtaaaaaagagagagagaaaatggtAAAGAGAGAGAACGTGGACAAGTTAGTGGGAAGGAGTCAGTAACTGCCATGCATAACCGTAATATCTTACAGAACATACAACAGAGCATAAAACATGGAACACAGGACATAAAACGTAGTAGTATGAAAAGTAGTTCGTAGAAAACCAGAGAAAAGATTCTTTAGAGTTTTTGTGTGATGCATGCGAGAAAAATGCACGGGAAAAAGGAGCAAGAAGAGTATATAAGGAAAGGGCCATGGAAAGCAGAAGAAGATGAGGTGCTACTGAACCATGTGAAGAAGTATGGTCCCAGAGATTGGAGCTCCATTCGATCCAAGGGTCTTCTTCAAAGAACTGGCAAGTCTTGTCGTCTTCGTTGGGTCAATAAGCTTCGACCAAACCTCAAGAAGTGAGTCAACAatgtttcttcattttctcctcgTTGTTCTTTGCATGTACCATGTATCATTGTTGCATCAGTAGAATTAAGGTTTTTCAACTTACTGGTTGTAATGGCAGTATCagtcaaattttgttaacatatTAAGGAAACAGCAATTTAAAACCATGGCCGTTGCTTCTGCTGTACTGTTTGTTTGATGAAAAGTTACAAGGATGGGGTTGTTTTTCATTGGTCCTAGCTTTGGGTTATACAGTGTTTTTAAGCTTACATGTCACTCTTTTTTGATGGGGTTTGCATGATTTTGTATTGCATTTTTGGCGTTTTATCTCTTGATCGTAAGGTGAGTTCAAGTTTTTGATACAAGTTGGTTCGTGTTTTGTGTCCAGATATAAATGGAAGGTTTATGGCTGTTACTTGCACTTGTGCTTGATGATTTTACCATTGATCTCAAAAGTTGCTTTTTTTCAATGGTGtttattgtttttcaaaaacCATTCTTTGCTCaagttcttttatattttatctcaaCTTCAGTCcttaaaacttattattttaacaataatttcATGCTTCTTGTCTGATTATTGTTTTCTGTGTCTCTGTTGGCCTTCTTAAAGTGGTTGCAAGTTTTCACTCGAGGAAGAGAGGATTGTGATAGAGTTGCAGGCACAATTTGGGAACAGGTGGGCTAAGATTGCATCCTTTTTGTCAGGGAGAACAGACAATGATGTGAAAAATTTCTGGAGCAGTAGGCAAAAGAGGTTGGCCAGGATTCTACAGACATCGGGAACAACTTCCAAAtcacagaaaaataaaacaaaagttcCTACCCTTCTTGATGTTCCAACTTTGGAGGTAATTAGATGGAGAGGTTCCTCTATTTCCATGCTTTTATATTTCTAtcataatgtttttttcttcttctatagAATTAGTGTTGATCAAtcgaaaaagaaaatggaactGAAATTTGAGACGCTAAATCAGTTTCAAGATTTGTTTGTTTTACTGAAGATGGTTAGATTTTACTTAATAATGAATATGCTAAAATACAGATTTCCACAAACAAGACAACTGAAATTGTGATAGACCAAATCAAATTTCAAGAACTGGTTTGTCCTGTTGACGGTTTGCTAATTGTTGCTATTTACAGATCGTACTCAAAGGTTTTAAATTGATAATCTGTTTCTAAACCTTGATGTTACTCTATATGCGTGTTCCTTCCAATGCAGATGCCCCAAATTCTTAGAACTTTCTTGCCCAGATAATGCAGTAGTAGACCtggaaaaatgagaaaaatgtttTGAGGCTGTGTTGTTTTCACTGCTGCAATTTGTTTACATTGGAATAACATATATTTGTTGACTTGTATAGGCTCCAAAATTCAGTTCTTCATCAGAGGGAGAATCATCATCAAAGCCTCAGTCATACTCACTACCTTTGATTGAGAATTCTGAGGTTATCAAAATGGTATCTTTACCAGATCTCATAAAGTCTGAGTTACCTAGTTCTGACCCAATCCATGTTGAACAAGGTTTTACCCCTTTTGAGAGCTATAACAGTAGTGAGCAGATTCAACAGATTTCCTTTCCTCAGATTCCAGAACTCCAACATGATCTCACATTCCCAATGGGAAGCCAAGATGTCTTAGCCAGAATCGATGAGCCATATTTCGTTGAAGACTTTTGTGCTCTTGATGATGCATCTGAGTTTGGAATAGGTCTGCAGCACCCCATTGGATTCCCTTTCTTCGAGCCACCAGGAAGTTGCAGAATTGAGACAAGGGATACCATTGATAAGTTCAAAAGCAGTGACAGCTTCTTCGATGACTTCCCTATGGACATGTTTGATCACATGGACCCACCTGCAAGCCCTTCTTTCTTATGACTTTTGTGGACATTGCCGTTTATTCCATGTGTTGTTGTGTTTCTGTCTTGTAACTGCAGGCTAATAATTATTAACTTGGCCATGCATTGGTATTTTAAGTTGTTGATACTGATGTCATTCGTAGGATAACCAAAAACAGACATTGCATTTGTCCATATTACTGATCTTTCTGACGGCCAAATTGTTCTAGTCTTGGACCTGAGTTGTTTCAAGTGATAGCTACTAATAATATGATCTTTGTAAAATGTGTGGCATCGATAGTTTTTGCTATTACgtcttaattaattgatcaTTGATTGTTGAAGGTATCAATTGCAATGATATTCACTTGCTATTCAAACAAAACTACATAAATCTTATTAGAAATGCATTCAGATAACAGTAACTAGATATTAAAACAGTCCAAAGCATTATTTTCAACATCTTTGGTTTATTAGTATTTATATTGCAGCCAAAGAATACATGATTTTTATCTTATATAGTCTTATATTTAGATAAAGGAAAACTTTTCATGTCTTAAAATGGTGATATAAAtctaaagagagaaaaaataaaggaaaaaaataacaGATTTCTAAAACATACGATATGATGATAAGAGAGatagaatgaaaaaataatgtataacatttttttgtaaatatttttgtgtTGACACGTTAAGATATTGTTAGTTGCTGTTCTGTTAATAAAGTCCTAATTTTTAGAGGTTAGTTTAGCTTCAGTTCTTTATCAGATCGACCACGTCTTTAGGAGATGTAAACGTGGTTTTTACATTCTGACCTTTTTTTCATGATGTTTTGTTCCGTTTCCGAGCTTTAAGCTTCCAACATTAGCTTCTTCAGCTCAattggaagaaaaataaaataaaaatataaacatacaaAATTCATGAAATATGTTACCGAACACTGGTGTAGTGTAAGTGATCATGACAGTGCAGTTTTATTcctttcaaataataaatacacaAACCTAATATAATTTACAAGCATTTTCTTCCGTTCTTTCCTAAAGACAAACTTTATATTTACAACACAGCAATAAAAGAAATAGGGCTGATAAAAATAGTATTCAATTAGCATAATCCAAAGGCAACAGTAATAACAAACCAACAAAGGGTTTTCTCATAAGTAGAATTGTCTGCTTAGATCATCCATGTTCTATCATAAACATAGTTTTGTGTAAATTCATATAATGTATCCATTAACTTATTCTGATTATAATGGGGAAAAGTAAAACCATACTTTTCTTTTCATCCTATGTTTACCATTCAATCGAGTGAAGAATAATAATGGTGTTTGTGTTCCTACTCAATCAAACATTCTCAATACAGAATCATTTAGTCTTTGGAGGAATCAAACATGAAGTAGCCACAGTAGTAAGTGAGAATCAGGCCTCGGAGGTGTAGATGGCCATTATTGTGCAGTTTTGTTTTCGATGCATTTTATACCAGTTTGACCATTGTGAACAATAGCTTCAAATTCTCCTGCAGTGAATGATTGATCTTTCTTGAAAATTGGGCGTCTGAGTTGGACGTATCCACAGTAATCAACATCATACACTTCAACCTCCTTTTGGAATGAAGAATAAGCCACCCCAACTCCTTCCCCTACAAAAGATGGAACCAAATTAGAATTCAGCTTGAAAAAATTTCTTCAATACATCAAAATATACCACCTTTTTCATCCAGTGACCACTAACAGATTCAGTAAATTTCATTCTTACACATTAATGTAATATGGGGAACAGCAAGATAAAAGATTGCatttacaaagaaaaaggtGTGTATACAGATGAAAGTTGAAcaataaattgaatattatacCATGTGTGACAAGCAGCAAGTTCTCCGTAGGATATTTGTCAGCAAGATCTTTAACTATTTGCTTATATCTAGGCCTTGTGTGCAAGTTTGGATCTTCTTCCCACTGGGGCAACTGAAGTTCCTCAAGCAAAAAAGATTTCATCAGCTCAAGTGACATTTTCattcatacatacatacataactGTCAAATGTGCTAAAACATCTCAGTTGAAAGTGAAGATGAAAAGCTCCATACCTTTTCATAGAcccttttcacattcttatctACTGTCCCTGCCGGAAGCAGAGCCTCGAGCTTCGGAATATCGAAACCCCAGTTTCCGTCTTTAGGCACCACGTCAAGTCTAATAGCTGCCCTGCTCATCATTTCACACAAGCCATATTCAACAGCGACCTGCAGTTGTGGAAAAGAGGGATAGAATTTCTTAAACTCAGAAGCTGCTGATATGTGAATCTGCTAAGGATTTGTAAGGCATGTTACAATTCTATTAAGGAGAAAACTATGAAACATCATGTTACTCTTTCACCTATAAAAACCATAGAATTCTACTTCTGCAGATGAAACTGAACCTCTGCTACAACGTGTGTATGCACATTGAGTTTTCATCAGTGAGCCAAAGGTTTAAATGCCAACATTTATCCCTCAAAGTCAAACATCCCAAACATAGAAATCAAGCATAGTCATTGTTTGCAGAATCATTACTGGAAAATTTATTCAAacacaattttgttttactgtaAGAAAAGTTAATGCTTGTTCTTGGTAAACTACAACAGTACTACACACAACATAAAACATGCTTAATCACTTTTCCTCTTTATTCTTCTTAAAGTGGAAGTTGGATAAGTTTAATTAGACTCTAAAAGTTTAACTTCTATGCATCATATCATAGataatcataaatatgattttaaagcAATTATTATACAAATCCTATAACTTTCCGAGGTAGTTTATGATAAGACAATATTAAAGCTCAGTGATTTTAAagcaattattataaaaatcctATTACTCCTTTAAACTTAAAAggtatctttttttttcaaatttaaatgattaaaatacattttctaatAAATCAGGGTTGACCTCAGCTTTCAGAAACCAATTAATCCTTAAACTTATAATTCCAGTTAAACATTGATGTTCACATTctgcaaaaagaaaagaaagacgaTTTTGACCTTGATTTTAGAGGGATCGATGGGGACGCCATCGCCGGTGAGTTTATTGGGGTCTTGGTTGTCGGATACGGCGGAGAGGGCGGCGACGACTTCGGCGGCGGTTTGGACACATCGGAGAAAGGGAGAGACGAAAACGCGATTGAGAGTGAAAGGTAGTTTTTTGCGTAACTCGCGACCCGTGGCGAAGGCTCGAACCCGACCCTGTTGGATCAGGGGCGGGTCCCAGGGTCGGGTGGCGAAGGTGACCCACATGGGTTCGAAGTTGTCGACGCGATCGCCGTGACGCATTACGACGACGTTTTGGTAGAACTCTGGTGCTGCATCGCCACTTGAAGCCATTGTTGGGttcagagaaagagaaagaaagttaTGTTCTACAATAATGGTGTTGAATGAAAATCATGTTAGCAAAATAATAGCGTCTTGGCAAAAAATTTCTTTCCTTTGCTTCAAATATTATTCATTGAAAATCATGAAATATATATCAACCTGCATTTCAATCGGATCAAACACCTAATTATACTTTTAAGACatgaataactttttaatattttattatttaaaactagCACGACAGCAGTGGGAAGACACGGATAATTTCGTTTGTCTTATATTTATACGtataatatatatctatatagatatatatctatatatatatattaataaatggaGAATATCTTTCTTTacgttatatttttattattcatgttCATGATagaatatttatgtattttcatAGTGGCGAAAAATGTTTTGAAACCTAAATATGAACACAACAATAAAGAAGTTTAACTCTAATATAGATCAAAGTTATTGATTattctaaacatatttttttaatgtaaatctTGTATTTGAATATCtaagattaatatttttacatcaAGATTTAAAACTTGTTTCTAATGAATTAAGATTTGTATGTTTATGATGTTAATGATTGAGTATGTTAGAAATATATTGCGCATGATAGTATAGAGTTTGGATAGTAAAATTCAACTTCAGTGAGTTTTTAcctgaattattttataacttttacatttagtaattttatatgtttttaacttgttttgaataaatcaaTGTTCATATTCATTGCTTAAATTAGTAAGTAATCATAGTTAGTTAAACAAACACAAATTCCTTAAGAAATTGATACTTCAACTTACCATTTTTAGTGCTTGAACGATTTTGTATACTTGCAAaagagttaacaagtttttggtacAGCTGTTAGggatttgtttgttgtttagtCAATTTATGTGTTATTTACCAGTTTAGGCTTATTTcattcattatttaattttatctctgTATATTTGAACTGTGTACATACTCACCTTTACCTGCTCAACTTGTTTTTTCTAATGTTTCttgttttgtatgagaagcaaAAAGTAAGTTGATAATCTACTCTTTAATCTGAAACCAAAAGAACGACTCGGAGGAACAATAACAGAAGAAAAAGGCTAAATAAGGAAGCTAGAGAAGAAACTTCTCGTCAATCTCTCATCTCCTCATCTGATTAAGAAGAGGAAGATATGACTGCAAATCCTAATAGTGAAGGTGAATGGCGAACTAGATGCACTTTAGCAAATTATGCTACGGTCATAAGGCCTCTCAATTTCAATAGTATTGCTTGGCTAGTGGTGAATTCCACCAATATGGAGATAAGGCTTGCTCTCATCCACTT harbors:
- the LOC108346808 gene encoding transcription factor DUO1 — protein: MHGKKEQEEYIRKGPWKAEEDEVLLNHVKKYGPRDWSSIRSKGLLQRTGKSCRLRWVNKLRPNLKNGCKFSLEEERIVIELQAQFGNRWAKIASFLSGRTDNDVKNFWSSRQKRLARILQTSGTTSKSQKNKTKVPTLLDVPTLEAPKFSSSSEGESSSKPQSYSLPLIENSEVIKMVSLPDLIKSELPSSDPIHVEQGFTPFESYNSSEQIQQISFPQIPELQHDLTFPMGSQDVLARIDEPYFVEDFCALDDASEFGIGLQHPIGFPFFEPPGSCRIETRDTIDKFKSSDSFFDDFPMDMFDHMDPPASPSFL
- the LOC108346988 gene encoding uncharacterized protein LOC108346988 gives rise to the protein MASSGDAAPEFYQNVVVMRHGDRVDNFEPMWVTFATRPWDPPLIQQGRVRAFATGRELRKKLPFTLNRVFVSPFLRCVQTAAEVVAALSAVSDNQDPNKLTGDGVPIDPSKIKVAVEYGLCEMMSRAAIRLDVVPKDGNWGFDIPKLEALLPAGTVDKNVKRVYEKLPQWEEDPNLHTRPRYKQIVKDLADKYPTENLLLVTHGEGVGVAYSSFQKEVEVYDVDYCGYVQLRRPIFKKDQSFTAGEFEAIVHNGQTGIKCIENKTAQ